A window of Gasterosteus aculeatus chromosome 9, fGasAcu3.hap1.1, whole genome shotgun sequence contains these coding sequences:
- the LOC120825287 gene encoding uncharacterized protein LOC120825287: MLKVALLNTLDELGKKDLERFKWFLKDERLQDSSRIPVNKLENAETWYVVDLMIQTFTVPGAVTVTNQVLKKINRNDLLLRKDEITLQPKSASILNYQQKLQSNLQNKFFLASEWFKNDQPRLDDIYTNLYITSGCDGHINLEHEVIELEMKPAGRENPIKRCDMFKHPSGRYKPIRTVMTIGIAGIGKTFLVRKFVLDWAEGRANQDVHLIFPLNFHQLNSSKGRSFCLAELINEFVSESRDIRKEVLNNIFTSLQSSGNDNYDKSEFKLLFVLDGLDESRLCLDFSTSGDQAFNFDVTASASVDVLLTNLINKKLLPSARLWITTRPATASKIPREFITIMTEVRGFTDPQKDEFFRKRFRDDDQSSRIISHIKTSRSLHIMCHIPVFCWITSAVLGEVMDTKEGGELPKTLTEMYAEFLVFQIRHTNKKYNQKQCIKCIKSLAKLAFHQLKIGNLVFTQEDLKESGIDVSAASVWSGVFTKIFKEERGRRNNEVKSFSFVHLTVQEFLAAFYVEMAANSKHKNVMCEPDQTCGEQVKMFFSKTSMSEVYKFAIDKALTSLNGHLDLFLRFLLGLSLQTNQNVLRGLMTHTGRSSKCNQETVEYIKKKISENPAPERSINLFHCLNELNDRSLVEDIQQYLSSEGLSTDKLSPAQWSALVFILLSSQDDLAVFDLKKYSASEEALLRLLPVVKASNKALLGSCILSERSCEALSSLLSSRSSSLRELDLSNNDLQDSGVKLLSAGLCSTNCKLETLRLNQTKLTKTGCQVLSSVLTSQSSHLRELDLSNNDLLDSGVKLLFAGLESSHCALETLRLSGCNVSERSCETLSSILSSQSFTLKELDLSQNSLQDSGATLLSAGLANRPCKLETLRLSQTRLTKICCQGLSLAVSFQFSSLRELDLSNNDLEDSGVKLLSAGLESPHCKLETLGLSGCLVTEEGCISLASAIRSNPFHLRELDLSYNHPGVSGVELLSAGLQDKAWKLETLRVEHGGEHRLKPGLRKYACELTVNTNTMNKHLKLSDNNRKVTVEKRKQLYTYHPERFDYWYQVLCTNGLTGRCYWEVEWRGTVEVSVTYRGIKRKGKSADCSLEGNNRSWCLTCSTVDGYSVSHNDRSSRLSPPASSGRVGVYVDLPAGTLSFYRVSSDTPVHLYTFNITFSEPLYPAFGFGLFGSSVSFCSLSKGESPPVLNAVDGFLYQTSSFEMDGCEETEEGCSPSKLPPHEAQSPERRCRPDYHGPASSCVSFKSMEPPLVFAVQLPAETEVREVPGDPSIGHPQMDLESTFVHLEEIIVAFAKSELKTFQKALTHDYPKGLNRRSEDEEVLEDEGKEKRRSSREAFLKITLHFLRRMGQDELAKSLLSIYCQRQLKSKLRNQFQCVFEGVAKAGSPTLLNQMYTELYVIEEGAAGVNDELEVRQIETTSRKADRAEETIKCEDLFKPFPRRLKPVRTMVTKGGAGIGKTVLTQKFSLDWAEDENNQDIQLIFPFTFRELNVLREKMFSLVGLVHHFFSETKEAEICRLEEFQVLFIFDGLDECRLPLNFQENEILTDVTESASVDVLLTNLIRGHLLPSARLWITTRPAAANQIPPECVDMVTEVRGFTDPQKEEYFRKRFRDEKPSSRIISHVKTSQSLHIMCHIPVFCWITSAVLEDVMDTREGGELPKTLTEMYIHFLVVQIKLKKVKYDGGVESDPHWSPESRKMIESLGKLAFDQLQKGNLIFYESDLTECGIDIRAASVYSGVFTQIFREESGLYQNKVFCFVHLSVQEFLAALHVHLTFMKSGVNLMSEEESKPWWWFLFRTKPEPADIYQGAVDKALKSPNGHLDLFLRFLLGLSLQTNRNLLRGLMTQTGRSSESNQKTVEYIKKKISENPSPERSINLFHCLNELNNRSLVEDIQQYLSSEGLSTNKLSPAQWSALVFILLSSGEDLAVFDLKKYSASEEALLRLLPVVNASNKALLSGCNLSERSCEALSTLLSSRSSSLRELDLSNNDLQDSGVKLLSAGLCSTNCKLETLRLSGCQITGEGCVSLASALTSNPSHLGELDLSYNPPGDSGVELLCAGLDDPNTTLHTLRLDHRGEQWLKPGLRKYACELTLDTNTMNEHLKLSDNNRKVTHMREKQPYPDRPQRFDYWYQVMCTKGLTGRCYWEVEWSRRVDVSVAYAGIKRKGNIAGCRFGGNVQSWCLFCSDDDGYAVWHDNRRTDLRRPSPPSVSSVPHRLGVYVDCPAGTMSFYRVFSDTPVHLHTFNATFTEPLHPGFGFWLPDTSVSLCPLQERESPLPSG; encoded by the exons ATGAAATCACTTTGCAACCAAAGTCAGCATCCATTTTAAATTACCAACAAAAGCTTCAATCAAACCTTCAGAACAAGTTTTTTCTTGCCTCAGAATGGTTCAAGAACGATCAGCCCCGTCTAGATGATATCTACACAAATCTGTACATCACATCAGGGTGCGACGGACACATCAACCTGGAGCATGAAGTCATCGAGCTTGAGATGAAACCAGCAGGAAGAGAGAACCCCATTAAACGTTGTGACATGTTCAAACACCCCTCTGGAAGATACAAACCCATAAGAACAGTTATGACAATTGGAATTGCGGGAATTGGAAAAACCTTTCTAGTGAGAAAGTTTGTGTTGGACTGGGCTGAAGGAAGAGCCAATCAAGATGTGCATCTCATTTTCCCTCTCAACTTCCACCAGCTGAATTCATCAAAGGGCCGAAGTTTCTGTTTGGCAGAGCTCATTAATGAATTCGTCTCAGAGTCCAGAGACATCCGGAAAGAGGTTCTCAACAACATCTTCACAAGTCTGCAGTCATCAGGAAACGACAACTATGACAAGAGTGAATTCAAACTTCTGTTTGTCTTGGATGGACTGGACGAGAGCCGTCTTTGTCTGGACTTCTCTACCAGTGGAGATCAGGCATTTAACTTTGATGTGACAGCGTCAGCCTCAGTGGACGTGCTGCTGACGAACCTCATTAACAAGAaactgcttccctctgctcgcctctggataaccacgcGACCTGCCACAGCCAGTAAAATCCCTCGAGAGTTCATCACCATcatgacagaggtcagagggttcaccgacccACAGAAGGATGAGttcttcaggaagaggttcagagacgATGACCAGTCCAGCAGAATCATTTCCCACATCAAGACATCGCGAAGCCTCCACATAATGTgtcacatcccagtcttctgctggatcacttcTGCAGTTCTGGGGGAGGTGATGGACAccaaagagggaggagagctgcccaagacacTGACTGAGATGTACGCAGAATTCCTGGTGTTTCAGATTCGTCATACAAACAAGAAGTACAACCAAAAACAATGCATTAAGTGTATTAAGTCATTAGCAAAACTGGCTTTCCACCAACTGAAAATTGGCAACCTGGTCTTTACCCAGGAAGATCTCAAAGAGAGTGGCATCGATGTGAGTGCAGCCTCCGTGTGGTCTGGAGTGTTCACAAAGATTTTCAAAGAGGAACGTGGGAGACGGAATAATGAAGTCAAGTCGTTCAGCTTTGTCCATCTGACTGTTCAGGAGTTTCTTGCAGCTTTTTACGTAGAGATGGCAGCCAATTCCAAACACAAGAATGTAATGTGTGAGCCAGATCAAACTTGTGGGGAacaagtgaaaatgtttttcagtaAAACATCGATGTCTGAGGTCTACAAGTTTGCTATTGACAAGGCCTTGACGAGTCTAAATGGACACCTCGACCTGTTCCTTCgattcctcctgggtctttctcTGCAGACCAATCAGAATGTCCTACGAGGTCTGATGACACATACAGGAAGAAGCTCAAAGTGCAATCAGGAAACGGTtgagtacatcaagaagaagatcagcgAGAATCCAGCTCCAGAGAGAAGCATTAATCTGTTCCACTGCCTGAATGAACTGAACGAtcgttctctagtggaggacaTCCAACAGTACCTGAGCTCAGAAGGTCTCTCCACggataaactgtctcctgctcagtggtcagctctggtcttcatcttgcTGTCATCACAGGATGATCTGgctgtgtttgacctgaagaaatattctgcttcagaggaggctctcctgaggctgctgccagtggtcaaagcctccaacaaagctct GCTGGGCAGCTGTATTctgtcagagagaagctgtgaagctctgtcctcacTTCTCAGCTCCaggtcctctagtctgagagaactggacctgagtaacaacgacctgcaggattcaggagtgaagctgctctctgctggactGTGTAGTACAAACTGcaaactggagactctcag GTTGAATCAAACCAAGCTCACAAAGACTGGCTGTCAGGTGCTCTCATCAGTTCTCACCTCCCAGTCCTCCCATCTAAGGGAgttggacctgagtaacaacgaccttctggattcaggagtgaagctactctttgctggactggagagttcTCACTGTgcactggagactctcag actgagtggctgtaatgTATCTGAGAGAAGCTGTGAAACTCTGTCTTCAATTTTAAGCTCCCagtcttttactttgaaagagtTAGATCTTAGTCAGAACagcctgcaggattcaggagccACATTGCTCTCTGCTGGACTTGCGAATCGACCCTgtaaactggagactctcag GTTGAGTCAAACCAGGCTTACAAAGATATGCTGTCAGGGGTTATCATTAGCTGTCAGCTTCCAGTTCTCCAGTTTGAGAGAGTTGGACCTGAGCAACAACGACCTGGAGGATTCGGGAGtgaagctgctctctgctggactggagagtccacactgtaaaCTGGAGACTCTCGG gctTTCAGGGTGTCTggtcacagaggaaggctgtatCTCTCTGGCCTCAGCTATAAGATCCAACCCCTTCCacctgagagagctggacctgagctacaaccACCCAGGAGTCTCAGGAGtggagctgctgtctgctggactgcaGGATAAAGCCTGGAAACTAGAAACGCTGAG GGTGGAACATGGTGGAGAGCATAGGCTGAAACCTGGCCTGAGGAAAT ATGCCTGTGAACTcacagtgaacacaaacacaatgaacaaacacctcaaactgtctgacaacaacaggaaggtgacagtGGAGAAAAGGAAGCAGCTCTATACCTATCACCCAGAGAGGTTTGACTACTGGTACCAGGTGTTGTGTACCaatggtctgactggtcgctgctACTGGGAGGTTGAGTGGAGAGGAACCGTTGAGGTCTCGGTCACttacagaggaatcaagaggaaaggaaaaagtGCCGACTGCTCGCTTGAAGGGAACAATCGTTCCTGGTGTCTAACCTGCTCCACAGTCGACGGTTATTCGGTTAGTCACAACGACAGGAGCAGCCGCCTGTcgccccccgcctcctccggcAGAGTAGGAGTGTACGTGGACTTGCCTGCTGGCACGCtctccttctacagagtctcctccgACACACCGGTCCACCTCTACACCTTCAACATCACATTCAGCGAACCGCTGTATCCCGCGTTCGGGTTCGGGTTGTTCGGTTCCTCCGTGTCTTTTTGTTCACTGTCAAAGGGAGAATCTCCTCCAGT ACTAAACGCTGTCGACGGCTTCTTGTATCAAACCTCCAG CTTTGAGATGGACGGGtgtgaggagacggaggagggatGCTCTCCCTCCAAACTCCCCCCGCATGAGGCTCAAAG CCCGGAGCGGCGGTGTAGGCCAGACTATCACGGACCTGCATCCAGCTGCGTGTCCTTCAAGTCCATGGAGCCGCCTTTAGTGTTTGCAGTGCAGCTTCCAGCAGAGACCGA GGTTCGGGAAGTTCCCGGTGACCCGTCCATCGGCCATCCTCAGATGGATTTGGAATCCACATTTGTG caTCTTGAGGAAATCATTGTCGCCTTTGCCAAGAGCGAGCTGAAGACGTTCCAAAAAGCTCTTACCCATGATTACCCAAAGGGCCTAAATCGGCGgagtgaggatgaggaggtgttggaggatgaggggaaagaaaagaggaggagcagcagagaggcctttcTGAAGATCAcactgcacttcctgaggagaatgggGCAGGACGAGCTGGCTAAGTCTCTGCTGAGCA TATACTGTCAACGTCAACTCAAATCCAAGCTGCGGAAccagttccagtgtgtgtttgagggggtCGCTAAAGCGGGAAGTCCAACTCTTCTGAATCAGATGTACACAGAGCTCTACGTCATAGAGGAAGGGGCAGCTGGGGTCAACGATGAActtgaggtcagacagattgaaacgaCATCCAGGAAAGCAGACAGAGCAGAAGAAACAATCAAGTGTGAGGACCTCTTCAAACCCTTTCCTCGAAGACTAAAACCGGTCAGAACCATGGTGACAAAGGGAGGGGCCGGAATTGGAAAGACTGTCTTGACTCAGAAGTTCTccctggactgggctgaagatgAAAACAACCAGGATATACAACTCATATTTCCATTCAcgttcagagagctgaatgtgctgagagagaagatgttcagcttggtgggacttgttcatcacttcttcagtgaaaccaaagaAGCAGAAATCTGCAGGTTGGAAGAGTTTCAGGttctgttcatctttgacggtctggacgagtgtcgacttcctctgaaCTTCCAGGaaaatgagatcctgactgatgtcacagagtcggcctcagtggacgtgctcctcacaaacctcatcagggggcatctgcttccctctgctcgcctctggatcaccacacgacctgcagcagccaatcagatcccccCTGAGTGTGTTgacatggtgacagaggtcagagggtttaccgacccccagaaggaggagtacttcaggaagagatTCAGGGATGAGAAGCCGTCGAGCAGGATTATCTCCCACGTCAAGACCTCACAAAgtctccacatcatgtgccacatcccagtcttctgctggatcacctCTGCCGTTCTGGAGGATGTGATGGacaccagagagggaggagagctccCCAAGAcactgactgagatgtacatccacttcctggtggttcagatCAAactgaagaaggtcaagtatgACGGAGGAGTTGAgtcggatccacactggagtccagagagcaggaagatgatcgagtctctgggaaaactggcctttgatcagctgcagaaaggcaacctgatcttctatgaatctgacctgacagagtgtggcatcgatatcagagcagcctccgtgtactcaggagtgttcacacagatctttagagaggagagcggGCTGTACCAGAataaggtgttctgcttcgtccatctgagtgttcaggagtttctggcggCTCTTCATGTTCATCTGACCTTCATGAAATCTGGTGTCAATCTGATGTCAGAAGAAGAATCAAAGCCCTGGTGGTGGTTTCTGTTCAGAACAAAGCCAGAACCAGCAGATATCTACCAgggtgctgtggacaaggccttgaAGAGTCCAAATGGACACCTAGACCTGTTCCTCCgattcctcctgggtctttctcTGCAGACCAATAGAaatctcctacgaggtctgatgacacagacaggaagaagCTCAGAGTCCAATCAGAAAACAGTcgagtacatcaagaagaagatcagcgAGAATCCGTCTCCAGAGagaagcatcaatctgttccactgccTGAATGAACTTAACAAtcgttctctagtggaggataTCCAACAGTACCTGAGCTCAGAAGGTCTCTCCACgaataaactgtctcctgctcagtggtcagctctggtcttcatcttactgtcatcggGGGAGGATCTGGCTGtatttgacctgaagaaatattctgcttcagaggaggctctcctgaggctgctgccagtggttaatgcctccaacaaagctct GCTGAGTGGCTGTAATCTGTcggagagaagctgtgaagctctgtccaCACTTCTCAGCTCCaggtcctctagtctgagagaactggacctgagtaacaacgacctgcaggattcaggagtgaagctgctctctgctggactGTGTAGTACAAACTGcaaactggagactctcag gctgtcaggctgtcagATCACAGGGGAAGGCTGtgtctctctggcctcggcTCTGACATCAAACCCCTCCCACCTgggagagctggacctgagctacaaccCTCCGGGAGACTCAGGGGTGGAGCTGCTCTGTGCTGGACTGGACGATCCAAACACGACACTTCACACCCTCAG ACTGGACCACCGTGGAGAGCAGTGGTTGAAACCCGGTCTGAGGAAAT ATGCCTGCGAACTCAcactggacacaaacacaatgaatgAACACCTGAAACTGTccgacaacaacaggaaggtgacacacaTGAGAGAGAAGCAGCCGTACCCTGATCGCCCACAAAGGTTCGACTACTGGTACCAGGTGATGTGCACCAAGGGTCttactggtcgctgttactgggaggtcgagtggagcaGAAGGGTCGATGTCTCGGTGGCTTACGCAGgaatcaagaggaaaggaaacattgCCGGCTGCAGGTTCGGAGGGAACGTTCAGTCCTGGTGTCTGTTTTGCTCCGATGACGACGGTTATGCCGTCTGGCATGATAACAGGAGAACAGATCTCCgtcgtccctcccccccctccgtctcctcaGTCCCTCACAGACTGggagtgtatgtggactgtcctgccgGCACtatgtccttctacagagtcttcTCCGACACACCggtccacctccacaccttcaacGCCACATTCACTGAGCCTCTTCACCCCGGGTTTGGTTTCTGGTTGCCCGATACCTCGGTGTCTCTGTGTCCACTGCAGGAGCGAGAGAGTCCTCTCCCGTCTGGATGA